One genomic region from Triplophysa dalaica isolate WHDGS20190420 chromosome 23, ASM1584641v1, whole genome shotgun sequence encodes:
- the rrs1 gene encoding ribosome biogenesis regulatory protein homolog, with the protein MASCSIEDVLAKAEKDEAEKLKSITVQKDLDLEFDPGHLLAFDKNRIDTREFKGNNREDLLRSLARENTQLLINELWKLPTERVKDVIVAKLPEPTTPLPREKPPPKPKPPTKWEQFAKLKGIQKKKKTNLVWDEVHKEWKRRWGYKRAKDDTKEWLIEVPENADPKEDQFAKKNMAKKERVAKNEFNRLKNIARAQKIKVPGMGLAPTSRQSKSELAQAASVAKISNASVGKFQENLPKEKTPRNTGKRRKFQPVIGDFSGERQKQLDLLKLMGSKKPRLDITKAVNKQMREEDMDSSEKKKKGPGKKGRKGNMSGKGKGNFKGRAGGKGKVPKGKGRKPPTKQGKR; encoded by the coding sequence ATGGCTTCGTGCAGTATAGAAGACGTGCTTGCTAAGGCTGAGAAAGATGAGGCCGAAAAGCTCAAAAGTATTACAGTTCAAAAGGATTTGGATCTCGAATTTGATCCGGGTCATTTACTTGCGTTTGATAAGAACCGGATAGACACGCGGGAATTTAAAGGAAACAACCGGGAGGATCTTCTTCGGTCTTTGGCAAGAGAAAACACGCAACTGCTCATCAACGAGTTATGGAAACTTCCAACAGAGAGAGTTAAAGACGTGATCGTGGCCAAACTCCCAGAGCCGACCACTCCTCTGCCCAGAGAAAAGCCTCCACCTAAACCAAAGCCTCCTACAAAATGGGAGCAGTTTGCGAAGCTGAAAGGCAttcagaagaagaagaagaccaACTTGGTGTGGGATGAAGTTCACAAGGAATGGAAAAGGCGATGGGGGTACAAACGTGCCAAAGATGACACCAAGGAATGGTTGATAGAGGTGCCGGAGAATGCAGATCCCAAGGAAGACCAGTTTGCAAAGAAGAACATGGCCAAGAAGGAGAGGGTGGCGAAAAACGAATTCAACAGACTCAAAAACATTGCCAGAGCTCAGAAGATCAAGGTGCCAGGCATGGGCCTCGCACCCACATCTCGTCAATCGAAATCAGAGCTGGCACAAGCTGCGAGCGTTGCAAAGATATCCAACGCCTCTGTTGGTAAATTTCAGGAGAACCTGCCCAAGGAGAAGACACCCAGAAATACTGGGAAAAGGAGAAAGTTCCAGCCTGTCATTGGTGACTTTAGTGGCGAGAGGCAAAAACAGCTGGATTTATTGAAACTAATGGGCAGCAAAAAGCCACGTCTTGACATCACCAAAGCagtcaataaacaaatgagGGAAGAGGACATGGACTCATctgaaaagaagaagaaagggCCTGGAAAGAAGGGGCGCAAAGGAAACATGTCTGGTAAAGGAAAGGGTAACTTTAAAGGCAGGGCTGGTGGAAAAGGAAAGGTTCCTAAAGGTAAAGGCCGCAAACCGCCCACAAAACAAGGAAAGCGCTAA